The Nomascus leucogenys isolate Asia chromosome 16, Asia_NLE_v1, whole genome shotgun sequence genome includes a region encoding these proteins:
- the LRATD2 gene encoding protein LRATD2, producing the protein MGNQVEKLTHLSYKEVPTADPTGVDRDDGPRIGVSYIFSNDDEDVEPQPPPQGPDGGGLPDGGDRPPPPQPQPYDPRLHEVECSVFYRDECIYQKSFAPGSAALSTYTPENLLNKCKPGDLVEFVSQAQYPHWAVYVGNFQVVHLHRLEVINSFLTDASQGRRGRVVNDLYRYKPLSPSAVVRNALAHVGAKERELSWRNSESFAAWCRYGKREFKIGGELRIGKQPYRLQIQLPAQRSHTLEFQSLEDLIMEKRRNDQIGRSAVLQELATHLHPAEPEEGDSNVPRTTPPPGRPPAPSSEEEDGEAVAH; encoded by the coding sequence ATGGGCAATCAGGTGGAGAAATTGACCCACCTAAGTTACAAGGAAGTTCCCACGGCCGACCCGACTGGCGTGGACCGGGACGACGGGCCCCGCATTGGGGTCTCCTACATTTTCTCCAATGACGATGAGGACGTGGAGCCGCAGCCGCCGCCTCAGGGGCCAGATGGCGGCGGCTTGCCCGACGGTGGGGACAGGCCGCCGCCGCCCCAGCCGCAGCCCTACGATCCGCGGCTGCACGAGGTGGAATGCTCCGTGTTCTACCGGGACGAATGCATCTACCAGAAGAGCTTCGCGCCGGGCTCGGCGGCGCTGAGTACCTACACACCCGAGAACCTGCTCAACAAGTGCAAGCCAGGCGATCTGGTGGAGTTCGTGTCGCAGGCTCAGTACCCGCACTGGGCCGTCTATGTGGGTAACTTCCAGGTGGTGCACCTGCACCGGCTGGAGGTGATTAACAGCTTCCTGACTGACGCCAGCCAGGGCCGTCGCGGCCGCGTGGTCAACGATCTGTACCGCTACAAGCCGCTAAGCCCCAGCGCCGTGGTGCGCAACGCGCTGGCGCACGTGGGCGCCAAGGAGCGCGAGCTGAGCTGGCGCAACTCGGAGAGTTTCGCCGCCTGGTGCCGCTACGGCAAGCGCGAGTTCAAGATCGGCGGCGAGCTGCGCATCGGCAAGCAGCCTTACCGGCTGCAGATTCAGCTGCCGGCGCAGCGCAGCCACACGCTCGAATTCCAGAGTCTAGAGGACCTGATCATGGAGAAGCGACGCAACGACCAGATCGGGCGCTCGGCCGTGCTGCAGGAGCTCGCCACGCACCTGCACCCGGCGGAGCCGGAGGAGGGCGACAGCAACGTGCCGCGGACTACGCCGCCTCCCGGGCGCCCCCCTGCGCCCAGCTCCGAGGAGGAAGACGGAGAGGCAGTGGCACACTGA